The following coding sequences lie in one Treponema socranskii subsp. buccale genomic window:
- a CDS encoding DUF1302 family protein, translated as MKLLILKMLQAVRRYRTAVFGAVCILSASFAFSQDITFSGSAKTAVGVFIRGDNAGDFSPAKETVSGEVDARFADCAVFIAGNAYFNALAANSGGSFSVTDGLGAELQEAYFSWTSNEFGNGLTAGLKIGRQITAWGKADGIRIADILCPQNLASLGTSNYSESRLGIDAIKGTLSGTYFSADAYWIPFFRPSALPFESWNPLRKALIPSSVGAVPVVLGDISKPELNIANSSYAARVSFWFPAIDFSLYGYYGFDDSPNLSYTFTTIPSPKFTVTGKYYRYGMAGFDLAVPAGAFVIRAESAFFIERALQLGQTSFGGCERKNELRALAGIDWNKNGWMLTAQYYGDVVFAYVDSLARDAYEHGATANLSKTLFSETLTLSCTGLVRWNDLDGFAGLKAKYNLTDEISLALAFDGYFPGPKSDGTYGKYKDLSCVRFEGTVKF; from the coding sequence ATGAAATTATTAATTTTAAAAATGTTGCAGGCTGTGCGGCGGTATCGTACCGCCGTGTTCGGGGCTGTCTGCATTCTTTCCGCCTCCTTCGCGTTTTCGCAGGACATCACATTTTCGGGAAGCGCCAAAACCGCAGTCGGCGTTTTTATCCGCGGCGACAATGCGGGCGATTTTTCACCCGCAAAAGAAACGGTGAGCGGAGAGGTCGACGCGCGCTTTGCGGATTGTGCGGTCTTTATCGCGGGCAACGCGTATTTCAATGCGCTCGCTGCGAATTCCGGCGGAAGTTTTTCGGTTACCGACGGACTCGGCGCGGAACTGCAGGAAGCGTATTTTTCGTGGACGTCGAACGAGTTCGGAAACGGTTTGACGGCGGGCTTAAAAATCGGACGGCAGATAACGGCTTGGGGAAAGGCGGACGGCATACGCATCGCGGATATCCTCTGCCCGCAAAATCTCGCATCGCTCGGTACGTCGAACTACAGCGAAAGCAGGCTCGGCATCGACGCGATAAAGGGCACGCTTTCGGGAACGTATTTTTCCGCCGATGCGTATTGGATTCCGTTTTTCAGACCCTCTGCGCTTCCGTTCGAATCGTGGAATCCGCTTCGAAAAGCGCTCATTCCGAGTTCCGTTGGTGCCGTACCGGTCGTACTCGGCGATATTTCAAAGCCGGAGCTGAACATCGCGAATTCGAGCTATGCCGCGCGCGTAAGTTTTTGGTTTCCGGCGATCGACTTTTCGCTGTACGGATACTACGGCTTTGACGATTCGCCGAATCTATCGTACACATTTACTACAATACCGTCGCCAAAATTTACCGTGACGGGAAAGTATTATCGGTACGGCATGGCGGGCTTCGACTTGGCCGTTCCCGCAGGAGCTTTTGTGATCAGAGCGGAAAGCGCGTTTTTTATCGAGCGTGCGCTTCAGCTCGGACAAACTTCGTTCGGCGGCTGCGAAAGAAAAAACGAACTGAGAGCCCTTGCGGGAATCGACTGGAATAAAAACGGCTGGATGCTTACCGCGCAGTATTACGGGGACGTCGTATTCGCTTATGTCGACTCGCTTGCGCGCGACGCGTACGAGCACGGGGCTACGGCAAACCTTTCGAAAACGCTTTTTTCCGAAACACTCACGCTTTCGTGTACCGGCCTTGTACGCTGGAACGATTTGGACGGCTTTGCCGGCCTTAAAGCCAAGTACAACCTCACCGACGAGATTTCGCTTGCGCTTGCGTTCGACGGCTATTTTCCCGGTCCGAAAAGCGACGGCACTTACGGAAAGTATAAAGATTTGAGCTGCGTGCGATTCGAAGGAACGGTTAAATTTTAA
- a CDS encoding formylglycine-generating enzyme family protein produces the protein MMILVKGGTFQMGSPTGMADERPVHTVTVDDFYMDEHLVTQAEWKKIMGVNPAYFSSSPKKGESQIKRPVEHISQYDAFVYCNKRSIAEKLTPCYIIKGESDPKKWGAVPDEQNNVWDNVQCRWEANGYRLPTESEWEYAARGGVHDGQKKAAKDADENRSWNKNNSDCMTHAVCLKSPSVLGFYDLFGNVWEWCWDWYDCYTAGEFVNPRGAERTADNTDRMGRGGAWNAEASDCSPYFRNCGSPASRYNFIGMRVVRSKK, from the coding sequence ATGATGATTTTAGTTAAGGGCGGTACATTTCAAATGGGTTCTCCGACCGGTATGGCCGACGAACGGCCGGTACATACCGTTACCGTCGACGACTTTTACATGGACGAACATTTGGTTACCCAAGCCGAATGGAAAAAAATTATGGGAGTAAATCCCGCATATTTTTCAAGCAGTCCGAAAAAAGGCGAATCGCAAATCAAACGCCCCGTCGAACACATAAGCCAGTACGACGCATTCGTCTATTGTAACAAACGCAGCATCGCCGAAAAACTGACCCCGTGCTATATCATCAAAGGCGAATCCGATCCCAAAAAATGGGGCGCCGTTCCCGACGAACAAAACAACGTCTGGGACAATGTCCAATGTCGCTGGGAAGCGAACGGCTACCGGCTCCCGACCGAATCCGAATGGGAATACGCAGCGCGCGGCGGCGTTCACGACGGACAAAAAAAAGCGGCGAAAGACGCCGACGAAAACCGATCGTGGAACAAAAACAACAGCGACTGCATGACACATGCCGTGTGTTTAAAATCGCCTTCCGTGCTCGGCTTTTACGATCTTTTCGGAAACGTATGGGAATGGTGCTGGGATTGGTACGACTGCTATACGGCCGGCGAATTCGTAAACCCGCGCGGCGCCGAACGCACAGCCGACAACACCGACCGCATGGGTCGCGGCGGCGCATGGAATGCCGAAGCATCCGACTGCTCGCCGTATTTCAGAAACTGCGGGAGCCCCGCTTCCCGCTACAACTTTATCGGCATGCGCGTCGTCCGCTCGAAAAAATAA
- a CDS encoding cytidylate kinase family protein — translation MDIKIITVSRQFGSGGRIIAKDVADKLGWKFYDREIIEKIAEKSGLAKEFIEERGEYASAGQNLVYSAPAGFGGFSTGQSVFDKLYVMQYNIIREIAEEGPCVIVGRCADYVLRDRTDCFHVFIYADMDFRIARAGSIYKVDAPNIERYLFDRDKKRKLYYKYNTDRVWGEVKNYDLCLKSSAIGLDTCAAMICDAAQHKTVGPVRKSIEAAEKAAVSATKKFAADLKKSAEDAGKTAASAAKTIANDIKTSAPNAAKKIADDIKVSAPKTAKKIAEEVKKTAPEAVRKITAEVKKSSVSAKKTAASAAKTIAANVKKSAPKAGKEAAETAKKIASSVKKAVSTRAEHGAKAKAKKKAD, via the coding sequence ATGGATATAAAAATCATCACTGTCAGCAGACAGTTCGGTTCGGGCGGGCGCATCATCGCAAAGGACGTCGCGGATAAACTCGGTTGGAAATTTTACGACCGGGAAATCATAGAAAAGATTGCGGAAAAAAGCGGGCTCGCAAAGGAGTTTATCGAAGAGCGGGGCGAATACGCATCCGCGGGACAAAACCTCGTGTACAGCGCGCCGGCGGGCTTCGGCGGATTTTCTACGGGGCAGTCGGTATTCGATAAGCTCTACGTGATGCAGTACAATATTATCCGGGAGATTGCGGAAGAGGGACCCTGCGTTATCGTCGGGCGATGCGCCGATTACGTGCTGCGCGACAGAACGGATTGCTTTCACGTCTTTATCTATGCGGATATGGATTTCCGCATCGCGCGCGCAGGCAGCATTTATAAAGTCGATGCGCCGAACATAGAACGCTATCTGTTCGACCGCGACAAAAAGCGGAAGCTTTATTACAAATACAATACCGACCGCGTTTGGGGCGAAGTAAAAAATTACGACTTGTGTCTCAAAAGCAGCGCAATCGGATTGGATACCTGCGCGGCGATGATCTGCGATGCGGCACAGCACAAAACCGTCGGTCCCGTACGGAAATCGATCGAAGCCGCAGAAAAAGCGGCTGTATCTGCAACGAAAAAGTTTGCAGCGGATTTGAAAAAATCGGCGGAGGATGCAGGAAAGACGGCGGCTTCCGCTGCAAAAACGATTGCGAACGATATAAAAACATCTGCTCCGAATGCGGCGAAAAAGATTGCGGATGACATAAAAGTATCGGCTCCGAAGACGGCGAAAAAAATTGCCGAAGAAGTCAAAAAGACCGCTCCCGAAGCCGTGCGTAAAATCACCGCGGAAGTAAAAAAATCGTCGGTGAGTGCGAAAAAAACGGCGGCTTCCGCTGCAAAAACGATTGCGGCAAACGTAAAAAAATCCGCGCCGAAAGCGGGAAAAGAGGCGGCCGAAACTGCGAAAAAAATCGCGTCGAGCGTAAAAAAAGCGGTATCGACACGTGCGGAACACGGTGCAAAGGCGAAGGCGAAAAAAAAGGCTGACTGA
- a CDS encoding HAD-IIA family hydrolase, translated as MLNYNDPKDIEAFNRGIDRAALVNSCKHFVLDMDGTFYLGNTILPGSLDFLKTLEKTGRDYLFFTNNSSKSPDVYIEKLAGMNCVISRKQIMTSGDVTIEYLNAAYPGKRVYLVGTEALIKSFREGGIDLVEDDPDIVVIGFDTTLTYEKIVKASDCVRAGAVYLATHPDINCPVENGYITDVGAFCAMISLSAGVGEVKSLGKPNPETVDMAMLRAGWKNRSEIAFVGDRLYTDIAVGVNNGAHGLLVLTGEANMRDVQKSDTKPDAIFRDLREIGSFLE; from the coding sequence ATGCTGAATTACAACGATCCGAAAGACATCGAAGCGTTTAACAGAGGCATAGACCGCGCCGCGCTCGTCAATTCATGCAAACATTTTGTACTCGACATGGACGGCACTTTTTATCTCGGCAATACGATTTTGCCGGGCAGTCTCGATTTTTTAAAGACACTCGAAAAAACCGGACGCGATTATTTATTTTTTACGAATAACTCGTCGAAAAGCCCCGACGTGTACATCGAAAAGCTCGCGGGCATGAACTGCGTTATTTCGCGGAAGCAGATTATGACGAGCGGAGACGTAACGATCGAATATCTGAACGCCGCGTATCCGGGAAAACGCGTATACCTCGTCGGAACGGAAGCGCTTATCAAAAGTTTTCGCGAAGGAGGAATCGACCTCGTCGAAGACGATCCGGATATCGTCGTCATCGGTTTCGACACGACGCTCACGTATGAAAAGATCGTAAAAGCGAGCGACTGCGTGCGCGCCGGCGCCGTCTATCTTGCGACGCATCCCGACATCAACTGCCCCGTCGAAAACGGCTACATCACAGACGTCGGCGCGTTCTGCGCGATGATTTCGCTGTCGGCGGGCGTCGGCGAAGTAAAATCGCTCGGAAAACCGAATCCCGAAACCGTCGACATGGCGATGCTCCGCGCAGGCTGGAAAAACCGCAGCGAAATCGCCTTTGTCGGCGATCGCCTTTACACCGATATAGCAGTCGGCGTCAACAACGGCGCTCACGGATTGCTCGTGCTCACCGGAGAAGCGAACATGCGCGACGTACAAAAATCCGACACGAAGCCCGATGCGATTTTCCGCGACTTGCGCGAAATCGGTTCGTTCCTGGAATAA
- a CDS encoding LacI family DNA-binding transcriptional regulator — protein sequence MKAKPTLRDIADAVHISTAAVSMILAGKNLSRFSDDTIEAVYAAARKFNYKPKHGIDKTGIIVIVCPSIINPYYATLLQGMELAAEKSGYTTLIYNTYWNIEREKKIIAFAQNPAVRGLIFSMVPQQPGLVEKMADSLPVVAVGDKQDAMRIDMAEVNNFDAGYQMGVHLISLGHKRVCYVSTTLNKYHSSRVLRYRGLCESFKKFGSGAVSLITSDVDPMLELSTVEIEHRTGRALAEKCIQMYPDVTAIVAINDMVAYGVIDEIIEEGFRIPDDYSVCGFDNIYPSKFSGVSLTTIDHFINQRGQSAFSLLQAKLENGDIEHVALTRLEFKNKLIDRKTTGKPRMKAH from the coding sequence ATGAAAGCCAAACCGACTTTGCGCGATATAGCCGATGCCGTTCACATTTCAACGGCAGCCGTTTCGATGATACTCGCAGGAAAAAATCTTTCCCGCTTTTCCGACGATACGATCGAAGCCGTATATGCCGCCGCCAGAAAATTCAACTACAAACCGAAACACGGTATCGACAAAACGGGCATCATCGTCATCGTCTGTCCGTCTATAATCAATCCGTACTACGCAACGCTCCTGCAGGGCATGGAACTCGCCGCCGAAAAAAGCGGCTATACGACGCTCATCTACAATACATATTGGAACATCGAACGCGAAAAGAAAATCATCGCATTTGCGCAAAACCCCGCCGTGCGCGGATTGATTTTTTCGATGGTACCGCAGCAGCCCGGACTCGTCGAAAAAATGGCCGACAGTCTGCCTGTCGTCGCGGTCGGAGACAAACAGGATGCGATGCGGATCGATATGGCGGAAGTGAACAACTTCGATGCGGGTTATCAAATGGGAGTGCATTTGATTTCGCTCGGACACAAGCGCGTCTGCTATGTTTCGACGACGCTCAATAAATATCATTCTTCGCGCGTATTGCGCTACAGAGGCTTGTGCGAAAGCTTTAAGAAATTCGGCAGCGGTGCCGTATCGCTTATTACGAGCGACGTCGATCCGATGTTGGAGCTTTCGACCGTTGAAATCGAACACCGCACGGGGCGTGCGCTCGCTGAAAAATGTATACAAATGTATCCCGACGTTACCGCGATCGTCGCCATCAACGACATGGTCGCCTACGGCGTCATCGACGAAATCATCGAAGAGGGGTTTCGTATCCCCGACGACTACAGCGTATGCGGTTTCGACAACATCTACCCGTCCAAGTTCAGCGGAGTGTCGCTTACGACGATCGACCACTTTATCAATCAGCGCGGACAGAGCGCGTTTTCGCTTTTGCAGGCGAAACTTGAAAACGGCGATATCGAACACGTCGCCTTAACCCGTCTCGAATTTAAAAACAAACTCATCGACAGAAAGACTACGGGGAAGCCTCGGATGAAAGCGCATTGA
- a CDS encoding C4-dicarboxylate TRAP transporter substrate-binding protein, whose translation MKKTVILFAACAILLSANTLGAQKKAAGKKNYKLVLRMSHVFAPNEQLTKSLTIVCDNIAKRTNGAIEIQQYPQGQLATYKDGVEQVVQGAKFISVEDPSYLGDYVPDFNALVGPMLYSNFDQYEYLIRTDLVKRMIKEVEDKHRIKVLALDYIFGFRSLMTNKVIKTPADLKGMKIRVPGSQLFINTLNAMGASATPLPFSETISAVQQGVVDGLEGTMDAYGVNGSSEVAKKMALTNHFLGTCGVYINADLFNSIPKEYQTIIQEEFTKGAAHMISEVSKNYSTAKAKLESQGITFNEVDHDAFAKAVAPVYANMKGTTPGIVDKFRAEIARMPKK comes from the coding sequence ATGAAAAAAACGGTGATCCTTTTTGCCGCATGTGCGATTTTGCTTTCGGCAAATACGTTGGGCGCCCAGAAAAAGGCAGCCGGCAAAAAAAATTACAAACTCGTTTTGAGGATGAGCCACGTATTCGCGCCGAACGAGCAGCTGACAAAATCGCTTACGATCGTCTGCGACAATATTGCAAAGCGCACGAACGGTGCAATCGAAATTCAGCAGTATCCGCAGGGACAGCTTGCCACATACAAAGACGGCGTCGAACAGGTCGTGCAGGGTGCGAAATTCATTTCGGTGGAAGATCCGTCCTATCTCGGCGACTACGTTCCCGATTTCAACGCGCTCGTCGGCCCCATGCTCTACAGTAATTTCGATCAATATGAATATCTCATCCGCACCGATTTGGTCAAACGCATGATCAAAGAAGTCGAAGACAAGCACAGAATCAAAGTGCTCGCCCTCGATTATATTTTCGGCTTTAGAAGTTTGATGACGAATAAAGTTATTAAAACGCCGGCGGATTTGAAAGGTATGAAAATCCGCGTACCGGGCAGCCAGCTCTTTATCAACACGCTCAACGCCATGGGCGCGAGTGCAACGCCGCTGCCGTTTTCCGAAACGATCTCCGCAGTACAGCAGGGTGTCGTCGACGGTCTTGAAGGAACGATGGACGCATACGGTGTAAACGGCAGTTCCGAAGTCGCAAAAAAGATGGCGCTCACGAATCACTTTCTCGGAACATGCGGCGTATACATCAACGCGGATTTGTTCAATTCCATTCCGAAAGAATATCAAACTATCATTCAGGAAGAGTTTACGAAGGGCGCGGCTCACATGATTTCGGAAGTTTCGAAAAACTACAGCACGGCAAAAGCGAAGCTCGAATCGCAGGGCATCACGTTCAACGAAGTCGATCACGACGCGTTCGCAAAAGCCGTCGCTCCGGTGTATGCCAATATGAAAGGCACGACACCCGGCATCGTAGACAAATTCCGCGCGGAAATCGCGAGAATGCCGAAAAAATAA
- a CDS encoding TRAP transporter small permease, with amino-acid sequence MEKIKKFFNYFEEICAGTFLIATTVLVIINVFTRYFLKTAIFWSEEVATGCFVWSVFLGAAAAYKRKVHVSVDMVVNLAKGKARVFIAVIMDLLLILVNGYIAYMALRYVKVSHVKPTPVLGISSVCISASILIAFTLMTIYSVKFFIFDFIKMTKQGDTQ; translated from the coding sequence ATGGAAAAAATAAAAAAATTTTTTAATTATTTTGAAGAAATCTGCGCGGGAACTTTTCTCATAGCGACGACGGTGCTCGTCATCATCAACGTGTTTACGCGTTATTTTCTGAAAACGGCTATCTTTTGGTCGGAAGAAGTTGCTACAGGCTGTTTTGTGTGGAGCGTTTTTCTCGGAGCGGCGGCTGCGTACAAACGGAAAGTACACGTGAGCGTCGATATGGTCGTCAACCTTGCAAAAGGAAAAGCACGCGTTTTTATCGCCGTCATCATGGATCTGCTGCTCATCCTCGTAAACGGCTACATTGCGTATATGGCGCTGCGCTACGTAAAAGTGTCGCACGTAAAACCGACGCCCGTTCTCGGCATTTCGTCGGTATGTATCAGCGCATCGATTCTCATCGCGTTTACGCTCATGACGATATATTCCGTCAAATTTTTCATTTTTGATTTTATTAAAATGACGAAGCAGGGGGATACGCAATGA
- a CDS encoding TRAP transporter large permease produces the protein MIGYLPVILVLVLYFSSMPIAFALFGATMFYFGFIDTGTSAALLLQRFVSATQSFPLLAIPFFVMAGSIMNYSGISKKLMQFADVLTGHLPGGLAQSNVLLSMLMGGVSGSANADAAMESKMLVPEMEKRGFGKAFSAAITAASSAVTPVIPPGINLIVYALIASCSVGRMFAAGYLPGLLMTLSLMITVHIISKKRNYGTTRMRAASPVEIGKQALDSLWALLFPFGIVLGLRIGLFTPSEAGAIAVLYCIIVGKFVYKELKKEHIVPIILETVYGTSTVVFIIVAASVFGYYLNWQRIPQTMTTWLLGITQNKYIMLIIFNVVLLVGGMFLEGGALIIILAPLLVPVITQLGVDVIHFGLICIVNIMIGGLTPPFGSMMFTCCGITGCKLEAFIKEVYPFIIALLVSLILITYIPQISLVVPNLIYGAAG, from the coding sequence ATGATCGGATACCTTCCCGTTATTCTCGTTCTCGTTCTGTATTTTTCAAGTATGCCGATCGCGTTTGCTCTATTCGGCGCGACCATGTTTTATTTCGGTTTTATCGATACCGGTACGTCGGCCGCCCTGCTTTTACAGCGTTTTGTGAGCGCGACGCAGTCCTTTCCGCTGCTCGCCATTCCGTTTTTTGTTATGGCCGGCTCAATTATGAACTACAGCGGTATAAGCAAAAAGCTCATGCAGTTTGCCGATGTACTCACCGGTCATCTGCCGGGCGGACTTGCGCAGTCGAACGTTTTACTCAGTATGCTCATGGGCGGCGTTTCCGGGTCGGCAAACGCGGATGCCGCAATGGAAAGCAAAATGCTCGTTCCTGAAATGGAAAAGCGCGGTTTCGGCAAAGCGTTTTCCGCAGCGATCACTGCCGCGTCTTCCGCCGTTACGCCGGTCATTCCGCCGGGCATCAATTTAATCGTCTACGCGCTCATCGCAAGCTGTTCGGTCGGCCGTATGTTTGCCGCGGGATATTTACCGGGTCTTTTAATGACGCTGTCGCTGATGATAACCGTGCATATTATTTCAAAGAAGAGAAACTACGGGACGACGAGAATGCGCGCAGCGTCTCCGGTTGAAATCGGTAAGCAGGCGCTCGATTCGCTTTGGGCGCTGCTCTTCCCGTTCGGCATCGTGCTCGGACTCCGCATCGGTTTGTTTACGCCGTCGGAAGCCGGAGCGATTGCGGTTTTGTATTGTATCATCGTCGGAAAATTCGTATACAAAGAATTGAAAAAAGAACACATCGTTCCGATCATCCTCGAAACGGTGTACGGAACGAGTACGGTCGTTTTTATTATCGTTGCGGCATCGGTGTTCGGCTATTATTTGAACTGGCAGCGCATCCCGCAGACGATGACGACGTGGCTGCTCGGCATTACGCAAAACAAATATATTATGTTGATAATTTTCAACGTCGTGCTGCTCGTCGGCGGTATGTTTCTCGAAGGAGGGGCGCTCATCATCATCCTCGCGCCGCTGCTCGTACCGGTTATCACGCAGCTGGGCGTAGACGTCATACACTTCGGTTTAATCTGCATCGTCAATATCATGATAGGAGGACTTACGCCGCCGTTCGGTTCCATGATGTTTACGTGCTGCGGCATTACCGGCTGTAAACTCGAAGCGTTTATCAAAGAAGTGTATCCGTTTATTATCGCGCTTCTCGTGTCGCTCATCCTCATAACGTATATTCCGCAGATATCGCTCGTCGTACCGAATTTAATTTACGGTGCGGCCGGATGA
- a CDS encoding glycerophosphodiester phosphodiesterase, whose amino-acid sequence MNVVAHRGYSGVYPENTMLAFRKAVEAGSDEIELDVQLTKDGTVVVIHDEKVDRTTDGSGAVRDYAFTEIRKLDAAKTWNGKYPKESIPSFEEYCEWAATVNITTNIELKTGLVYYEDIEQKTIDIVDKYKLEKKVMFSSFNHSSLIMAKKIAPSIPAGALVEEAGLVNAGFYCKKYGFEFYHPSYKNLNDEAVAELKRHGIGINVWTVNSMAELEKMYAWDISGIITNYPAVCRAYCNGMLKG is encoded by the coding sequence ATGAACGTTGTTGCACACCGCGGATACAGCGGAGTTTATCCTGAAAATACGATGCTTGCATTCCGCAAAGCCGTTGAAGCGGGTTCGGACGAAATCGAACTCGACGTACAGCTTACAAAAGACGGAACGGTCGTCGTCATACACGATGAAAAAGTCGACCGTACGACCGACGGCTCCGGTGCCGTCCGCGATTACGCCTTTACGGAAATTCGAAAACTCGACGCGGCGAAAACGTGGAACGGAAAATATCCGAAAGAATCGATACCGTCGTTCGAAGAATACTGCGAATGGGCGGCGACGGTAAACATAACGACGAATATCGAACTGAAAACGGGGCTTGTGTATTATGAGGACATCGAGCAAAAAACGATCGATATCGTCGATAAATACAAACTCGAAAAAAAAGTGATGTTTTCGTCGTTCAATCACAGCTCGCTCATCATGGCAAAAAAAATCGCGCCTTCGATTCCGGCCGGAGCGCTCGTCGAAGAAGCGGGTTTGGTAAATGCGGGTTTTTACTGCAAAAAATACGGTTTTGAATTCTACCATCCGAGTTATAAAAATCTGAACGATGAAGCGGTCGCGGAATTGAAGCGGCACGGTATCGGCATCAACGTATGGACGGTCAACTCGATGGCCGAACTTGAAAAAATGTACGCGTGGGATATTTCCGGAATCATCACGAATTATCCGGCGGTGTGCCGCGCATATTGCAACGGAATGTTAAAAGGATGA
- a CDS encoding ketopantoate reductase family protein, whose protein sequence is MKIASVSIVGLGAVGAVVASRLTSFLGKANVQCIVDAERKARCERDGIFINGVKQDFNYLTPEDAVPSDLIIIATKNLQLGEALESIRTSVGTHTAIMTLCNGIQSERDTAAVYGEERVLWSFIIGISSIHEKNQIRCPIEGRIVFGEKDNKKTDRVKAVEELFTKAKIESEVPENIHLEQWKKFLLNVVFNTLSALCRAPYGAFSAPVMRDLARSVGREVIAVAQAEGVSLTQAIFEDTLSLIIGLDAHGKTSMLQDFEAGRKSENEWFCGTVNKLGKAHGIPTPVCTLLEALVEGTEIARGI, encoded by the coding sequence ATGAAAATCGCTTCGGTATCGATAGTCGGATTGGGTGCGGTAGGAGCCGTCGTCGCGTCCCGTCTCACCTCTTTTTTGGGTAAAGCAAACGTACAGTGCATAGTCGATGCGGAGCGCAAAGCGCGCTGCGAGCGCGACGGCATCTTCATCAACGGCGTGAAGCAGGATTTCAATTACCTTACGCCGGAAGATGCCGTGCCTTCGGATTTAATAATCATCGCGACGAAAAACCTTCAGCTCGGCGAAGCGCTCGAAAGCATCCGCACTTCCGTCGGAACTCACACGGCGATCATGACACTCTGCAACGGCATTCAAAGCGAACGCGATACGGCGGCGGTTTACGGCGAAGAGCGCGTACTCTGGAGTTTTATCATCGGCATCAGTTCGATTCACGAAAAAAATCAAATCCGCTGTCCCATCGAAGGCCGTATCGTATTCGGTGAAAAGGACAATAAAAAAACTGATCGGGTAAAAGCTGTCGAAGAATTATTTACAAAAGCGAAAATCGAAAGCGAAGTACCGGAAAACATTCACCTCGAGCAGTGGAAAAAATTTCTGCTCAACGTCGTGTTCAATACGCTGAGCGCTTTGTGCCGCGCTCCGTACGGTGCTTTTTCAGCCCCCGTTATGCGCGATCTTGCGCGGAGCGTCGGAAGAGAAGTCATCGCCGTCGCTCAAGCGGAAGGCGTCTCGCTCACGCAAGCGATATTCGAAGATACGCTTTCGCTTATCATCGGTTTGGATGCGCACGGTAAAACTTCCATGCTGCAGGATTTTGAAGCAGGCAGAAAAAGCGAAAACGAGTGGTTTTGCGGTACGGTGAACAAGCTCGGAAAAGCGCACGGCATTCCGACGCCCGTGTGCACGCTGCTCGAAGCTCTCGTCGAAGGCACGGAAATCGCGCGCGGCATCTGA
- a CDS encoding aldo/keto reductase produces MKNTVRLSNGAVVPAIGQGTWYIGERTSKRAQEIDAIRAGIEAGMTLVDTAEMYGNGLSEKLVGEAISSAVRKNLFIVSKVLPSNAGKKNMERSCDATLERLGTDYLDLYLYHWRGSIALAETVACLEELKMKGKIRAWGVSNFDTSDMEELFALPSGKNCAVNQVLYHLGSRGIEFDLLPWMRRHGVALMAYCPLAQAGTLRRGLFENEIVAAVAQKHGCDVTQVLLAWCIRDGSTIAIPRSSKKEHTLLNAGADTVQLDAEDLADLDKAFPPPTHKMPLDVE; encoded by the coding sequence ATGAAAAACACGGTAAGGTTATCGAACGGGGCGGTTGTGCCGGCGATCGGGCAGGGCACGTGGTATATCGGAGAGAGGACATCTAAACGCGCTCAGGAGATCGATGCGATACGTGCGGGCATAGAAGCGGGTATGACGCTCGTCGATACGGCGGAAATGTACGGTAACGGCTTAAGCGAAAAACTCGTCGGAGAAGCGATTTCATCGGCAGTGCGGAAAAATCTTTTTATCGTCTCGAAAGTGCTGCCGTCGAATGCCGGCAAAAAAAATATGGAGCGATCGTGCGATGCGACGCTCGAGCGGCTCGGTACGGATTATCTCGATCTGTATCTCTATCATTGGCGGGGAAGCATCGCGCTCGCCGAAACGGTCGCGTGTCTGGAAGAACTGAAAATGAAGGGAAAAATCCGCGCATGGGGCGTTTCGAATTTCGACACAAGCGATATGGAAGAACTTTTTGCGCTTCCGTCGGGGAAAAATTGCGCCGTCAATCAAGTGCTCTATCACTTGGGTTCGCGCGGCATCGAATTCGATTTACTGCCGTGGATGCGGCGGCACGGCGTCGCGCTTATGGCGTATTGCCCGCTTGCACAGGCGGGGACTTTGCGCCGCGGTTTATTTGAAAACGAAATCGTCGCCGCCGTTGCCCAAAAACACGGCTGCGACGTGACGCAAGTGCTGCTCGCATGGTGTATCCGCGACGGCAGTACGATTGCGATTCCGCGCAGTTCGAAAAAAGAGCACACGCTGCTCAATGCGGGCGCCGATACGGTGCAGCTCGATGCGGAAGATCTTGCCGATTTGGATAAAGCTTTTCCGCCGCCGACGCATAAAATGCCGCTCGACGTCGAATAG